The Corynebacterium poyangense genome includes a window with the following:
- a CDS encoding esterase/lipase family protein, which produces MRIPDSPPPSIVLLHGTLSGPWVFRSLVRELHRHGYQAYPLSYGHFGTADLSLCVRDVAHQIRRQLPGSQEFIIIGHSLGGLIGLRLARHPDFQSRISGLIGLGAAYLGVPPHPWWNMKRYLLPLLGPAFHQLVRHRPQPPQLPDTPIFSVVSPTDQVVPGWSSRLGDITEVDKVKHSHLPRCNVEVLDIIHRIVRNT; this is translated from the coding sequence GTGCGCATCCCCGATTCCCCGCCGCCGTCGATTGTTCTCCTACACGGCACGCTTTCTGGGCCGTGGGTGTTCCGATCTTTAGTCCGAGAACTTCACCGCCACGGCTATCAGGCTTACCCCTTAAGCTACGGTCACTTCGGCACCGCGGATTTGAGCTTGTGTGTCCGAGACGTAGCTCACCAAATCCGGCGACAGCTTCCAGGTAGTCAGGAATTTATCATTATCGGCCATTCCTTGGGCGGCCTCATAGGTTTGCGCCTGGCTCGGCATCCGGATTTCCAGTCACGAATAAGCGGCCTCATTGGTTTAGGCGCCGCCTACCTAGGTGTCCCCCCGCACCCCTGGTGGAATATGAAACGCTATTTACTCCCGCTCCTAGGTCCGGCTTTTCATCAACTGGTTCGTCACCGGCCACAACCACCACAATTGCCTGATACTCCTATCTTTTCTGTGGTTTCTCCCACAGATCAGGTGGTTCCTGGCTGGTCTTCGCGCCTCGGTGACATCACTGAGGTGGATAAGGTTAAGCACTCACACCTACCACGCTGTAACGTGGAAGTCCTTGACATTATCCATCGCATTGTTCGCAACACGTGA
- a CDS encoding alpha/beta hydrolase, translated as MDRIGLISLTDHKAAFAIALLVGIPLVTLFVIGLKKERRMVFLGVIVAALCGAVAVWAFIEKVWHPFPDSIPVQVYAGGAVALAMYLGALVFKRRRILCFFLAICATGGAWGIANLHYQEYPTARSLDPQPISRRMDFATFQKLVAAPTLDGRQVGALVQVPLAGYPAQDGGSGYPARNAFAYIPPAYWTHPAINLPVVVLLAGNPGEPEQWFTTAEGEATVDEFQANHDGISPIVISVDGTGSWTGNPICVDGPDLKVQSYLARDVPRLIKERFRVNPDTKTWTIGGFSYGGTCSLQVVTNAPDVYGSFLDFSGQAEPTLGDHKQTVDTFFGSNEQAYQAVNPETLLRNAEAKKSYSGIAGKFIAGEDDHESVAALQHLNDLAGKAGMVTEFQTLPGAHSFRVWRVALRETLGWAAQRGGLSA; from the coding sequence GTGGATAGAATCGGTTTGATTTCTTTGACGGACCATAAAGCGGCTTTTGCGATAGCTCTATTAGTAGGCATTCCTCTTGTTACTCTCTTTGTTATTGGTTTAAAAAAAGAGCGTCGGATGGTGTTTCTTGGGGTCATCGTTGCTGCTCTCTGCGGCGCTGTGGCGGTATGGGCGTTCATTGAAAAGGTTTGGCATCCGTTTCCAGATTCAATTCCCGTGCAAGTCTACGCCGGCGGGGCAGTAGCGCTGGCTATGTATCTTGGGGCGCTGGTGTTTAAACGTCGCCGCATTCTGTGCTTTTTCTTGGCCATCTGTGCCACGGGTGGGGCCTGGGGAATAGCGAACTTGCATTACCAAGAGTATCCGACTGCCAGGTCTTTGGATCCGCAGCCAATTAGTCGGAGGATGGATTTCGCTACGTTCCAAAAATTGGTTGCAGCGCCGACCTTAGATGGGCGTCAAGTGGGGGCCCTGGTGCAGGTTCCCTTGGCGGGGTATCCGGCCCAGGACGGGGGGTCTGGCTATCCTGCTCGAAATGCTTTTGCGTACATTCCGCCAGCGTACTGGACCCATCCGGCGATTAATCTCCCGGTGGTGGTGTTGTTGGCAGGGAATCCCGGAGAACCAGAACAGTGGTTTACCACTGCAGAAGGAGAAGCTACGGTTGATGAATTCCAAGCCAATCATGATGGAATTTCACCGATTGTCATTAGCGTTGATGGTACCGGGAGTTGGACGGGAAACCCTATTTGTGTCGATGGCCCGGATTTAAAGGTCCAGAGTTATTTGGCACGCGACGTACCGCGGCTGATTAAAGAAAGATTCCGTGTCAACCCCGACACTAAGACCTGGACCATCGGTGGTTTTAGTTATGGTGGCACCTGCTCCTTACAAGTGGTGACCAACGCTCCCGACGTCTACGGCAGCTTCCTTGATTTTTCCGGACAGGCAGAACCAACCCTGGGAGATCATAAACAAACCGTGGATACTTTCTTTGGCTCCAATGAGCAGGCCTATCAGGCAGTAAACCCAGAAACGTTGTTACGCAACGCTGAAGCGAAGAAAAGCTACTCTGGGATAGCAGGAAAGTTTATTGCTGGGGAAGATGACCATGAATCGGTGGCTGCCCTCCAGCACTTAAATGATTTGGCAGGAAAAGCCGGGATGGTGACTGAATTCCAAACCCTTCCAGGGGCACACTCCTTCAGAGTTTGGCGCGTGGCTCTGAGAGAAACTCTAGGGTGGGCGGCACAACGAGGAGGTTTATCAGCATGA
- a CDS encoding cysteine desulfurase family protein produces MSIYLDHAATTPIREVALRELVDKARMLNPGGQYASGRAARRVLDDAREKVAFLLGADPAEVIFTASGTESDNIAVQGLYFASENNRVVSTPVEHSAVKDTVSQLPGAQIDLMPVDSTGHINDVSAVETPAALACCMWANNETGAVQPIAQIAQKAADSGTPVHIDAVQVVGKFPIDFHELGITTLAASAHKFGGPRGVGILLARRSPAPKAIIHGGGQERALRPGTVNVAGAAALAAALEESLAEHEVENARQARLRDELRDDIVHQIPDVVVHTQEPALPSHLHLSFPGAAGDSLIMLLDAAGVEASTGSACSQGVNRASHVLEAMGVATDTARGALRLTLGRTTTENDIRTVSEILPRIVEQARHAGLS; encoded by the coding sequence ATGAGTATCTATCTTGATCATGCAGCGACTACTCCGATCCGTGAGGTAGCACTTCGAGAGCTAGTGGACAAAGCGAGAATGCTGAATCCTGGGGGGCAATATGCCTCTGGCCGGGCAGCGCGCCGAGTACTTGATGACGCCCGCGAAAAAGTGGCGTTTTTGCTTGGCGCTGATCCTGCAGAGGTGATTTTTACTGCTTCCGGTACAGAATCAGACAATATTGCGGTACAAGGGTTGTATTTCGCCTCAGAGAACAATCGAGTGGTATCTACCCCCGTTGAACATTCCGCAGTTAAAGATACCGTTAGCCAACTTCCTGGAGCTCAGATTGATCTGATGCCGGTCGATAGCACCGGGCATATCAATGATGTATCCGCCGTCGAAACTCCAGCCGCCCTGGCGTGCTGTATGTGGGCTAATAATGAAACCGGGGCAGTGCAGCCGATCGCCCAGATTGCCCAGAAGGCAGCAGACAGCGGAACCCCAGTCCATATTGATGCGGTTCAAGTAGTAGGGAAATTCCCCATTGATTTCCATGAGCTGGGAATTACTACCCTAGCCGCCAGCGCCCACAAATTTGGTGGACCACGTGGAGTAGGAATACTGTTGGCGCGACGTTCCCCGGCGCCGAAGGCCATCATCCATGGGGGAGGGCAAGAGCGGGCACTGCGGCCAGGCACCGTCAATGTAGCCGGAGCTGCAGCCTTAGCCGCCGCCTTAGAGGAGTCTTTAGCTGAGCACGAGGTCGAAAACGCTCGCCAGGCGAGATTGAGAGATGAGCTCCGGGATGACATTGTGCACCAGATTCCAGACGTCGTTGTTCATACCCAAGAACCTGCGCTGCCCAGCCATCTTCATCTTTCTTTCCCCGGCGCAGCCGGAGACAGCTTGATCATGTTGCTTGACGCTGCCGGAGTTGAAGCGTCGACGGGATCAGCCTGCTCCCAAGGAGTCAACCGAGCTAGTCATGTATTAGAAGCTATGGGAGTTGCTACCGACACTGCCCGTGGGGCTTTACGGTTGACTCTGGGACGTACAACCACTGAGAACGATATTCGTACCGTGTCAGAGATCCTTCCACGGATTGTTGAGCAGGCGCGACACGCCGGCTTATCCTAG